A single genomic interval of Streptomyces showdoensis harbors:
- a CDS encoding NAD(P)/FAD-dependent oxidoreductase, which translates to MAPVAMRLAAQSLSDAQPVPFWLEDPGKPGALPALTGTKRCDLLVVGGGYSGLWTALIAKERDPSRDVVLIEGREVGWAASGRNGGFCAASLTHGLGNGLARWPGELATLERMGERNLDAIEEAVARYALDCDFERTGEIDVATESYQVDELHELYEEAAGLGLAEGLELLDGDAVRAEVASPTFKGGLWDRRGVAMLHPAKLAWGLKRACLDLGVRIFENTPALDLVSAGGSGGGMAVRTPYGRIAARRVALGTNVFPSLVKRLRHYTVPVYDYALMTEPLSAEQLASVGWKNRQGLGDSANQFHYFRITADNRILWGGYDAVYQFGGKVTAEMDHRPETYLKLAQHFFTCFPQLEGLRFSHAWGGAIDTCSRFSAFFGTSHQGKVAYAQGYTGLGVGATRFGADVMLDLLAGERTERTELEMVRSKPLPFPPEPIAWAGIGLTKWSLARADENGGRRNLWLKTMDKLGLGFDS; encoded by the coding sequence ATGGCCCCAGTCGCCATGCGTCTCGCTGCACAATCTCTCTCCGACGCCCAGCCCGTCCCCTTCTGGCTGGAAGACCCCGGCAAGCCGGGAGCCCTGCCCGCCCTCACCGGCACCAAGCGCTGCGACCTGCTGGTCGTGGGCGGCGGCTACAGCGGTCTGTGGACCGCGCTGATCGCCAAGGAGCGCGACCCCTCCCGGGACGTCGTGCTCATCGAAGGCCGCGAGGTGGGCTGGGCCGCCTCGGGCCGCAACGGAGGCTTCTGCGCCGCCTCCCTCACCCACGGCCTGGGCAACGGGCTCGCCCGCTGGCCGGGCGAGCTCGCCACGCTGGAGCGGATGGGCGAGCGCAACCTCGACGCCATCGAGGAGGCCGTCGCCCGCTACGCGCTGGACTGCGACTTCGAGCGCACCGGCGAGATCGACGTGGCCACCGAGTCCTACCAGGTGGACGAGCTACACGAGCTGTACGAGGAGGCCGCCGGGCTCGGTCTCGCCGAGGGCCTGGAGCTCCTCGACGGCGACGCGGTGCGGGCCGAGGTCGCCTCGCCGACCTTCAAGGGCGGTCTGTGGGACCGCCGAGGGGTCGCCATGCTGCACCCGGCCAAGCTGGCCTGGGGGCTCAAGCGGGCCTGCCTCGACCTGGGCGTGCGGATCTTCGAGAACACCCCGGCGCTCGACCTGGTCTCGGCGGGCGGCTCCGGCGGCGGCATGGCCGTGCGCACCCCGTACGGCCGGATCGCGGCCCGCCGGGTCGCCCTCGGCACCAACGTCTTCCCCTCGCTGGTCAAGCGGCTGCGGCACTACACCGTCCCGGTCTACGACTACGCGCTGATGACCGAGCCGCTCTCGGCCGAGCAGCTCGCCTCCGTCGGGTGGAAGAACCGGCAGGGCCTCGGTGACAGCGCCAACCAGTTCCACTACTTCCGCATCACCGCGGACAACCGGATCCTGTGGGGCGGCTACGACGCCGTCTACCAGTTCGGCGGCAAGGTGACCGCCGAGATGGACCACCGTCCGGAGACCTACCTGAAGCTGGCCCAGCACTTCTTCACCTGCTTCCCGCAGCTGGAGGGGCTCCGCTTCAGCCACGCCTGGGGCGGAGCGATCGACACCTGCTCGCGCTTCTCGGCCTTCTTCGGCACCTCGCACCAGGGCAAGGTGGCGTACGCGCAGGGCTACACGGGCCTCGGCGTCGGTGCGACGCGCTTCGGCGCGGACGTGATGCTGGACCTGCTGGCGGGGGAGCGGACCGAGCGGACCGAGCTGGAGATGGTCCGTTCCAAGCCGCTGCCGTTCCCGCCGGAGCCGATCGCCTGGGCGGGCATCGGGCTGACCAAGTGGTCGCTGGCCCGGGCCGACGAGAACGGCGGCCGACGCAACCTGTGGCTGAAGACCATGGACAAGCTGGGGCTGGGCTTCGACAGCTGA
- a CDS encoding gamma-aminobutyraldehyde dehydrogenase: MGNRFQVSDRFADGAQYIGGRLRPGTSGQEHSVIDPATGESVYTYTLASVADVDEAVAAAKAAFPAWAGATPGERSEALHRFAAVLAEQAEDIAVVESLQCGKPIKLTTEFDVPGTIDNTAFFAGAARHLQGQSAAEYDGDHTSYVRREPIGVVGSIAPWNYPLQMAAWKILPAVAAGNTVVLKPAELTPLTSLMFAQAATEAGIPDGVINVVTGAGRVVGEHLVGHPDVVMTSFTGSTPVGKRVAEIATATVKRLHLELGGKAPFVVFDDADLEAAAHGAVAASLINSGQDCTAATRAYVQRPLFDAFVARVAELMETVRLGDPFDPSTDLGPLISHVQRDRVAGFVERARGYATVVTGGEAPGGELKDGAYYRPTLITGAAQDSEVVQSEIFGPVLVALPFDSDDEGIRLANDTPYGLAASAWSRDVYRANRATREIKAGCVWVNDHIPIISEMPHGGYKASGFGKDMSAYSFEEYTQVKHVMFDNTAVAAKDWHRTIFGDR; the protein is encoded by the coding sequence ATGGGCAACCGCTTCCAGGTGTCGGACCGTTTCGCGGACGGCGCGCAGTACATCGGGGGGCGGCTCCGCCCCGGAACCTCGGGGCAGGAGCACAGTGTCATCGACCCCGCCACGGGGGAGAGCGTCTACACCTACACCCTGGCCTCCGTGGCCGATGTCGACGAGGCCGTCGCCGCCGCCAAGGCCGCGTTCCCGGCGTGGGCGGGTGCCACTCCGGGCGAGCGGTCCGAGGCCCTGCACCGGTTCGCCGCGGTCCTCGCCGAGCAGGCCGAGGACATCGCCGTCGTCGAGTCGCTCCAGTGCGGCAAGCCCATCAAGCTGACCACCGAGTTCGACGTGCCCGGCACCATCGACAACACCGCCTTCTTCGCCGGCGCGGCCCGCCATCTCCAGGGCCAGTCCGCCGCCGAGTACGACGGTGACCACACCTCGTACGTACGGCGCGAGCCGATCGGTGTCGTCGGGTCCATCGCGCCCTGGAACTATCCGCTCCAGATGGCCGCCTGGAAGATCCTTCCGGCTGTCGCGGCCGGTAACACGGTGGTTCTGAAGCCGGCCGAGCTCACTCCGCTGACGTCCTTGATGTTCGCTCAGGCCGCCACCGAGGCCGGGATTCCCGACGGCGTCATCAATGTCGTCACCGGGGCCGGGCGGGTCGTCGGCGAGCACCTGGTGGGGCACCCGGACGTCGTCATGACCTCGTTCACCGGGTCCACTCCGGTCGGCAAGCGGGTCGCCGAGATCGCCACGGCCACCGTCAAGCGGCTCCACCTGGAGCTCGGCGGCAAGGCGCCCTTCGTCGTCTTCGACGACGCCGACCTGGAGGCCGCCGCGCACGGCGCGGTCGCCGCCTCGCTCATCAACAGCGGACAGGACTGCACCGCCGCCACCCGCGCCTACGTGCAGCGGCCGCTCTTCGACGCCTTCGTGGCACGGGTCGCCGAGCTCATGGAGACCGTGCGGCTCGGGGATCCCTTCGATCCCTCGACCGACCTCGGGCCGCTCATCAGCCATGTCCAGCGCGACCGGGTCGCCGGGTTCGTCGAGCGGGCGCGTGGCTACGCGACCGTCGTCACCGGCGGTGAAGCTCCTGGTGGCGAGCTCAAGGACGGGGCGTACTATCGCCCCACCCTGATCACCGGCGCGGCGCAGGACAGCGAGGTCGTGCAGTCGGAGATCTTCGGTCCGGTCCTGGTGGCCCTGCCCTTCGACAGCGACGACGAGGGCATCCGGCTCGCCAACGACACCCCCTACGGGCTCGCCGCCTCCGCCTGGAGCCGCGACGTCTACCGGGCCAACCGGGCCACCCGCGAGATCAAGGCGGGGTGCGTCTGGGTCAACGACCACATCCCGATCATCAGCGAGATGCCCCACGGCGGCTACAAGGCCTCCGGCTTCGGAAAGGACATGTCGGCGTATTCCTTCGAGGAGTACACGCAGGTCAAGCACGTGATGTTCGATAACACGGCGGTCGCCGCGAAGGACTGGCACCGCACGATCTTCGGGGACCGATAG
- a CDS encoding NADAR family protein, with protein sequence MKDLEQLIHQVSRGEKVKWLHFWGHRPSPDGRLSASCLSQWWPSPFVVDDVRYATAEHWMMAEKARLFEDAEAEAKALAARTPAEAKNAGRLVRNFDESLWERRRLDIVTTGSVHKFASTEQLRGYLLGTGTRVLVEASPMDRIWGIGMTADDPRATDPARWRGSNLLGFALMAARDRLR encoded by the coding sequence ATGAAGGATCTTGAGCAGCTGATTCACCAGGTCAGCAGGGGTGAAAAGGTCAAGTGGCTGCACTTCTGGGGCCACCGCCCGAGCCCCGACGGGCGCCTCTCGGCGAGCTGTCTGAGCCAATGGTGGCCGTCACCGTTCGTGGTGGACGACGTGCGGTACGCGACCGCGGAGCACTGGATGATGGCCGAGAAGGCCAGACTCTTCGAGGACGCGGAAGCCGAGGCGAAAGCCCTGGCGGCACGCACCCCGGCAGAGGCGAAGAACGCCGGCCGCCTGGTCAGGAACTTCGACGAATCCCTCTGGGAACGGAGGCGCCTGGACATCGTGACCACGGGCAGCGTCCACAAGTTCGCCTCGACCGAGCAGCTCCGCGGCTACCTCCTCGGCACGGGCACCCGTGTCCTCGTGGAGGCGAGCCCGATGGACCGCATCTGGGGCATCGGCATGACGGCGGACGACCCGAGGGCGACCGACCCGGCCCGCTGGCGCGGCAGCAACCTCCTGGGCTTCGCCCTGATGGCCGCGCGGGACCGGCTGAGGTGA
- a CDS encoding ABC transporter ATP-binding protein, protein MTDKTAHTAKNAGGGDVRLSGISKSYGSFHAVRPLDLTIPQGSFFALLGASGCGKTTTLRMIAGLEDPTTGTVFLGDRDVTDLPPYKRPVNTVFQSYALFPHMNIFENIAFGLRRRGIKSVKPQVDEMIDLVQLGEHAHKKPHQLSGGQQQRVAVARALINHPQVLLLDEPLGALDLKLRRQMQLELKRIQTEVGITFVHVTHDQEEAMTMADQVAVMNGGRVEQLGAPADLYENPQTTFVANFLGTSNLIEAEVVETGADVLATAGGGRLRVPGARCTDAVRTGGKVLVGVRPEKITITHADDAGSIADGRNRVTGRIADSSFIGVSTQFVVNSPAGAELQVFEQNVERDTRLVPGAEVVLHWNPAHTFGLDAAQDIDAGVETVEDAA, encoded by the coding sequence ATGACTGACAAGACTGCTCACACCGCAAAGAACGCCGGCGGCGGCGACGTCCGTCTCTCCGGCATCAGCAAGTCCTACGGCTCCTTCCACGCCGTCCGCCCGCTCGACCTGACCATCCCGCAGGGCTCGTTCTTCGCCCTCCTCGGCGCCTCCGGCTGCGGCAAGACCACCACGCTGCGCATGATCGCCGGCCTGGAGGACCCCACCACGGGCACCGTCTTCCTCGGCGACCGGGACGTCACCGACCTCCCGCCGTACAAGCGGCCGGTGAACACGGTCTTCCAGTCCTACGCGCTCTTCCCGCACATGAACATCTTCGAGAACATCGCCTTCGGCCTGCGCCGGCGCGGCATCAAGTCGGTGAAGCCGCAGGTGGACGAGATGATCGACCTCGTGCAGCTCGGCGAGCACGCCCACAAGAAGCCGCACCAGCTCTCCGGCGGCCAGCAGCAGCGCGTCGCCGTGGCCCGCGCGCTCATCAACCACCCGCAGGTGCTCCTGCTCGACGAGCCGCTGGGCGCGCTCGACCTCAAGCTGCGCCGGCAGATGCAGCTGGAGCTGAAGCGGATCCAGACCGAGGTCGGCATCACCTTCGTGCACGTCACCCACGACCAGGAGGAGGCCATGACCATGGCCGACCAGGTCGCGGTGATGAACGGCGGCCGGGTCGAGCAGCTCGGCGCCCCCGCCGACCTGTACGAGAACCCGCAGACCACCTTCGTCGCCAACTTCCTCGGCACCTCCAACCTCATCGAGGCCGAGGTCGTCGAGACGGGCGCCGACGTCCTGGCCACGGCCGGCGGCGGCAGGCTCCGGGTGCCCGGCGCGCGCTGTACGGACGCCGTCCGCACGGGTGGCAAGGTGCTGGTCGGCGTGCGGCCGGAGAAGATCACGATCACCCACGCCGACGACGCCGGCTCGATAGCCGACGGCCGCAACCGGGTCACCGGGCGGATCGCCGACTCCTCGTTCATCGGCGTCTCCACCCAGTTCGTGGTGAACTCGCCGGCCGGCGCGGAGCTCCAGGTCTTCGAGCAGAACGTCGAGCGCGACACGCGTCTGGTCCCCGGCGCCGAGGTCGTCCTGCACTGGAACCCGGCCCACACCTTCGGGCTCGACGCGGCCCAGGACATCGACGCGGGCGTGGAGACGGTGGAGGACGCCGCATGA
- a CDS encoding chitinase, translated as MDRTRPLTLLLAGVLAAGGLVALTPVAQAADTELARNGGFESGLDGWSCTAGSGAAVATPVHGGTKALQATPAGSDNAKCSQTVTVKPNSTYALSGWVRGSYVYLGASGTGTTDVSAWTQSAPDWQRLATTFTTGASTTSVTIYTHGWYGTGAYLADDLSLLGPGGDPVQIPATPAGLTAGSATSSSITLSWPAVSGATSYKLYRDGVLVATVTGTSYTATGLAASTSYSFQVSAANSAGESAKSTAVTGTTTSGGGGNPGGSLPAHALVGYLHASFANGSGYTRMADVPDSWDVINLAFGEPTSVTSGDIRFSLCPATECPNVESPADFKTAIKAKQAAGKKVLISIGGQNGQVQLSTTAARDTFVSSVSKIIDEYGLDGLDIDFEGHSLSLQTGDTDFRNPTSPVIVNLISAVKTLKAKYGAKFVLTMAPETFFVQLGYQYYGSGPWGGQDPRAGAYLPVIHALRDDLTLLHVQDYNSGSIMGLDNQYHSMGGADFHIAMTDMLLTGFPVAGNTARVFPALRPDQVAIGLPASTQAGNGHTTPAEVNKALNCLTRKTDCGTYQTHGTWPALRGLMTWSINWDRYNQWEFSRNFDAYNWS; from the coding sequence GTGGACCGCACCAGACCCCTGACCCTGTTGCTGGCGGGCGTCCTCGCCGCCGGCGGACTCGTCGCGCTCACCCCCGTGGCCCAGGCCGCCGACACCGAACTCGCCCGCAACGGCGGCTTCGAGTCCGGCCTGGACGGCTGGAGCTGCACGGCCGGCAGCGGGGCCGCCGTCGCCACCCCCGTGCACGGCGGCACCAAGGCCCTGCAGGCCACGCCGGCGGGCAGCGACAACGCCAAGTGCTCCCAGACCGTCACCGTGAAGCCGAACTCCACCTACGCGCTCAGCGGCTGGGTCCGCGGCAGCTACGTCTACCTCGGCGCCTCCGGCACCGGCACCACCGACGTCTCCGCCTGGACCCAGTCCGCCCCCGACTGGCAGCGGCTCGCCACCACCTTCACCACCGGCGCCTCGACCACCTCGGTCACGATCTACACCCACGGCTGGTACGGCACCGGCGCCTACCTCGCCGACGACCTGTCCCTGCTCGGCCCCGGCGGCGACCCGGTCCAGATCCCGGCCACCCCGGCCGGCCTCACCGCGGGCTCCGCCACCTCGTCCTCGATCACCCTGAGCTGGCCGGCGGTGTCCGGCGCCACCTCCTACAAGCTCTACCGGGACGGCGTCCTCGTCGCGACCGTCACCGGCACCTCGTACACCGCCACCGGCCTGGCCGCCTCCACCTCGTACAGCTTCCAGGTCTCCGCGGCGAACAGCGCGGGCGAGTCGGCGAAGTCCACCGCCGTGACCGGCACGACGACCAGCGGGGGCGGCGGCAACCCCGGCGGCTCCCTGCCCGCCCACGCCCTCGTCGGCTACCTCCACGCCAGCTTCGCCAACGGCTCCGGCTACACCCGCATGGCCGACGTCCCCGACTCCTGGGACGTCATCAACCTCGCCTTCGGCGAGCCGACCTCGGTCACCTCGGGCGACATCCGCTTCAGCCTCTGCCCCGCGACCGAGTGCCCGAACGTCGAGTCCCCCGCCGACTTCAAGACCGCCATCAAGGCCAAGCAGGCCGCCGGCAAGAAGGTCCTGATCTCCATCGGCGGCCAGAACGGCCAGGTCCAGCTCTCCACCACGGCCGCCCGCGACACCTTCGTCTCCTCCGTCTCGAAGATCATCGACGAGTACGGCCTCGACGGCCTCGACATCGACTTCGAGGGCCACTCGCTCTCGCTCCAGACCGGCGACACCGACTTCCGCAACCCGACCAGCCCGGTCATCGTCAACCTGATCTCGGCGGTCAAGACCCTCAAGGCCAAGTACGGCGCGAAGTTCGTCCTCACCATGGCGCCGGAGACCTTCTTCGTCCAGCTCGGCTACCAGTACTACGGCTCCGGCCCCTGGGGCGGCCAGGACCCCCGCGCCGGCGCCTACCTCCCGGTCATCCACGCCCTGCGCGACGACCTCACCCTGCTGCACGTCCAGGACTACAACTCGGGCTCCATCATGGGCCTCGACAACCAGTACCACTCGATGGGCGGCGCGGACTTCCACATCGCCATGACCGACATGCTCCTCACCGGCTTCCCCGTCGCCGGCAACACGGCCCGCGTCTTCCCGGCCCTCCGCCCCGACCAGGTCGCCATCGGCCTCCCCGCCTCCACCCAGGCCGGCAACGGCCACACCACCCCGGCCGAGGTCAACAAGGCCCTCAACTGCCTCACCAGGAAGACCGACTGCGGCACCTACCAGACCCACGGCACCTGGCCGGCCCTGCGCGGCCTGATGACCTGGTCGATCAACTGGGACCGCTACAACCAGTGGGAGTTCAGCCGGAACTTCGACGCCTACAACTGGAGCTGA
- a CDS encoding ABC transporter permease yields the protein MSAPTLVKEEAAATGDPVPRKASTRKRLVPYWLLLPGIIWLLVFFALPMVYQASTSVQTGSLEKGFEVTWHFQTYWDAFQEYWPQFVRSLLYAGTATLLCLLLGYPLAYLIAFKAGRWRNLLLVLVIAPFFTSFLIRTLAWKTILADDSLVVDALNTLHVLDVTSWLGWTEGSRVLATPMAVVCGLTYNFLPFMILPLYTSLERIDGRLHEAAQDLYASPATTFRKVTFPLSMPGVVSGTLLTFIPASGDYVNAELLGSTDTKMVGNVIQSQFLRVLDYPTAAALSFILMAIVLLMVTVYIRKAGTEDLV from the coding sequence ATGAGCGCCCCCACCCTCGTGAAGGAGGAGGCGGCCGCGACCGGCGACCCGGTGCCGCGCAAGGCCTCCACCCGCAAGCGGCTCGTCCCGTACTGGCTGCTGCTGCCCGGCATCATCTGGCTGCTCGTCTTCTTCGCGCTGCCGATGGTCTACCAGGCCTCCACCTCGGTGCAGACCGGCTCCCTGGAAAAGGGCTTCGAGGTCACCTGGCACTTCCAGACCTACTGGGACGCCTTCCAGGAGTACTGGCCGCAGTTCGTCCGCTCGCTGCTCTACGCGGGCACCGCGACCCTGCTCTGCCTGCTGCTCGGCTACCCGCTGGCGTACCTGATCGCCTTCAAGGCCGGCCGCTGGCGCAACCTCCTCCTGGTCCTCGTCATCGCGCCGTTCTTCACCAGCTTCCTGATCCGCACGCTGGCCTGGAAGACGATCCTCGCGGACGACAGCCTCGTGGTGGACGCGCTGAACACCCTGCACGTCCTCGACGTCACCAGCTGGCTCGGCTGGACCGAGGGCAGCCGGGTGCTCGCCACCCCCATGGCGGTGGTGTGCGGTCTGACGTACAACTTCCTGCCGTTCATGATCCTGCCGCTGTACACCTCCCTGGAGCGGATCGACGGCCGGCTGCACGAGGCCGCGCAGGACCTGTACGCCTCCCCGGCGACCACCTTCCGCAAGGTGACCTTCCCGCTCTCCATGCCGGGCGTCGTCTCCGGCACGCTGCTCACCTTCATCCCGGCGAGCGGCGACTACGTCAACGCCGAACTGCTCGGCTCGACCGACACCAAGATGGTCGGCAACGTCATCCAGTCGCAGTTCCTGCGCGTGCTCGACTACCCGACGGCCGCCGCGCTGTCCTTCATCCTCATGGCGATCGTGCTGCTCATGGTCACCGTCTACATCCGCAAGGCGGGAACGGAGGACCTGGTCTGA
- a CDS encoding ABC transporter substrate-binding protein has protein sequence MEQYQPDSLSAAQIAAMRRSLTSGRGALTRRSVLRAGGVGALTVGGLAGLSACGIPPAKREGQGPASTDFSAKEKSVTFSNWTEYMDVSEDEKSRPTLEAFAKRTGIKVKYTEDINDNVEFFGKIKPQLAAGQDTGRDLICVTDWLAARMIRLGWAQKLDAAHLPNAYANLSAQFRRPDWDPGRAYSYPWTGISTVIAYNSKATGGKKVDSVSQLLDDPTLKGRVGFLTEMRDSVGMTLLDMGKDPGKFTDADYDAAIGRLQKGVDKKQIRRFTGNDYTSDLDKGDLAACLAWAGDVIQLQADNPDIKFAIPAAGYITSSDNLLVPAQARHKTNAEKLIDYYYELPVAAQLAAYINYVCPVDGVKDELAKIDPELANNTLIVPDKAMARKSHAFRSLSSAEETAYEEKFAKLIGA, from the coding sequence ATGGAGCAGTACCAGCCCGACAGTCTGTCCGCGGCGCAGATCGCGGCGATGCGGCGCAGCCTCACGAGCGGCCGGGGCGCGCTCACCCGCCGCTCGGTGCTGCGGGCCGGCGGCGTCGGAGCGCTCACGGTCGGCGGGCTCGCCGGCCTGAGCGCCTGCGGCATCCCGCCGGCCAAGCGGGAGGGCCAGGGGCCCGCGTCCACGGACTTCTCGGCCAAGGAGAAGAGCGTCACCTTCTCCAACTGGACCGAGTACATGGACGTCAGCGAGGACGAGAAGTCCCGTCCCACGCTGGAGGCGTTCGCCAAGCGGACCGGGATCAAGGTCAAGTACACCGAGGACATCAACGACAACGTCGAGTTCTTCGGCAAGATCAAACCGCAGCTCGCGGCCGGCCAGGACACCGGCCGCGACCTGATCTGCGTCACCGACTGGCTGGCCGCCCGCATGATCCGGCTCGGCTGGGCCCAGAAGCTGGACGCGGCCCACCTTCCCAACGCCTACGCCAATCTCTCGGCCCAGTTCCGTCGGCCCGACTGGGATCCCGGCCGTGCCTACTCGTACCCCTGGACCGGCATCTCCACCGTCATCGCCTACAACTCCAAGGCGACCGGCGGCAAGAAGGTCGACTCGGTCAGCCAGCTGCTCGACGACCCCACGCTCAAGGGCCGGGTCGGCTTCCTCACCGAGATGCGCGACTCGGTGGGGATGACCCTGCTCGACATGGGCAAGGACCCCGGGAAGTTCACCGACGCCGACTACGACGCGGCCATCGGGCGGCTCCAGAAGGGCGTCGACAAGAAGCAGATACGCCGCTTCACCGGGAACGACTACACGTCCGACCTCGACAAGGGCGACCTCGCGGCCTGTCTCGCCTGGGCCGGTGACGTCATCCAGCTGCAGGCCGACAACCCGGACATCAAGTTCGCCATTCCGGCGGCCGGCTACATCACCTCCAGCGACAACCTGCTGGTCCCCGCCCAGGCCCGGCACAAGACCAACGCCGAGAAGCTGATCGACTACTACTACGAGCTTCCGGTCGCCGCGCAGCTCGCCGCGTACATCAACTACGTCTGCCCGGTCGACGGGGTGAAGGACGAGCTCGCCAAGATCGATCCCGAGCTGGCGAACAACACGCTGATCGTCCCCGACAAGGCGATGGCCCGGAAGTCGCACGCCTTCCGCTCGCTGAGCAGCGCGGAGGAGACGGCGTACGAGGAGAAGTTCGCCAAGCTCATCGGTGCCTGA
- a CDS encoding DUF4190 domain-containing protein, which yields MSENSEQPVDPWAPPNQDGVELSKPATPPVHDQNTVISMPGAETAPPPPVAPGGAYGYPTGGAPSYGYPPASPYPAYGQPGYGQPGWQQAPSNGMGTTSMVLGIIAVAGFCMYGLGIVLGVLALVFGIIGLKKVNRGEATNRGMAIAGVVLGAIGTLVSAVFLGFIIWAITQDPSSFEDSSDPFATSLVVDAGAR from the coding sequence ATGTCCGAAAACAGCGAGCAGCCGGTGGACCCGTGGGCTCCGCCGAACCAGGACGGCGTCGAGCTGAGCAAGCCCGCGACGCCTCCGGTCCATGACCAGAACACCGTGATCTCGATGCCGGGCGCGGAGACCGCGCCGCCGCCGCCGGTCGCGCCGGGCGGCGCCTACGGGTACCCGACGGGCGGTGCGCCGTCGTACGGGTACCCGCCCGCGTCGCCGTACCCGGCCTACGGGCAGCCGGGGTACGGGCAGCCCGGGTGGCAGCAGGCGCCGTCCAACGGCATGGGCACCACCTCGATGGTGCTCGGGATCATCGCCGTGGCCGGCTTCTGCATGTACGGGCTCGGGATCGTGCTCGGCGTCCTCGCGCTGGTCTTCGGCATCATCGGGCTGAAGAAGGTCAACCGGGGCGAGGCGACCAACCGGGGCATGGCCATCGCCGGTGTCGTGCTCGGGGCGATCGGCACGCTGGTGAGCGCCGTGTTCCTCGGTTTCATCATCTGGGCCATCACCCAGGACCCGAGTTCCTTCGAGGACTCCAGCGATCCGTTCGCCACCTCGCTCGTCGTGGACGCCGGGGCCCGTTAG
- a CDS encoding ABC transporter permease — protein MRWIRQHLVVIAGLLTLAYMILPNVVVMVFSFNKPNGRFNYAWQQFSLDAWKDPCGVADMCGSLSLSLQLAAWATVGAVVLGTMIAFALVRYRFRARGAINSLIFLPMAMPEVVMAASLLTLFLNMGAELGFWTVLIAHIMFCLSFVVTAVKARVMSMDPRLEEAARDLYAGPVQTFLRVTLPIAAPGIAAGALLAFALSFDDFIITNFNAGSTVTFPMFVWGSAQRGTPVQINVIGTAMFVIAVLVVVAGQMVTNRRKKTATA, from the coding sequence ATGCGTTGGATCCGACAGCACCTTGTCGTCATCGCGGGCCTGCTGACGCTCGCGTACATGATCCTGCCGAACGTCGTCGTGATGGTGTTCTCGTTCAACAAGCCGAACGGGCGCTTCAACTACGCGTGGCAGCAGTTCTCCCTGGACGCCTGGAAGGACCCCTGCGGTGTCGCCGACATGTGCGGCTCGCTGTCCCTCTCGCTCCAGCTCGCCGCGTGGGCCACGGTCGGCGCGGTCGTCCTCGGCACGATGATCGCCTTCGCGCTGGTCCGCTACCGCTTCCGGGCGCGCGGCGCGATCAACTCGCTGATCTTCCTGCCGATGGCGATGCCCGAGGTCGTCATGGCCGCCTCGCTGCTCACCCTGTTCCTGAACATGGGGGCCGAGCTGGGCTTCTGGACGGTCCTGATCGCCCACATCATGTTCTGCCTGTCGTTCGTCGTGACGGCGGTCAAGGCGCGCGTGATGTCCATGGACCCGCGCCTGGAGGAGGCCGCGCGCGACCTCTACGCGGGGCCGGTGCAGACCTTCCTGCGGGTGACGCTGCCGATCGCGGCGCCCGGCATCGCGGCCGGCGCGCTGCTCGCCTTCGCGCTCTCGTTCGACGACTTCATCATCACCAACTTCAACGCGGGCTCGACCGTGACCTTCCCCATGTTCGTCTGGGGCTCGGCTCAGCGCGGTACGCCCGTTCAGATCAACGTCATCGGTACGGCGATGTTCGTCATCGCGGTCCTGGTGGTAGTGGCCGGACAGATGGTTACGAACCGGCGCAAGAAAACAGCAACAGCCTGA